In Candidatus Methylomirabilota bacterium, the following proteins share a genomic window:
- a CDS encoding alpha/beta fold hydrolase encodes MPFYDRGAVRIHYEEVGSGFPLLLIPGGGLNSAISWWASGAAFNAMEEFKDDFRCISMDLRNALTGQSTGPLEVDRPWDAYADDQLGLIDHLGIGKFLVLGNCIGGPFIWKLLQRAPDRVVAAVMSQPSGHRPEEPDLFWNNNTTNWGPALCAKRPDVTMPMVERFLTKMYRSPADFVFTVTRDFVRSCRTPILVLPDDIPAHPYAVAMEVVSLAPNAEASIYPWKESKDTIRKVVEHVRTFLKTHEPAATRR; translated from the coding sequence ATGCCGTTCTACGATCGCGGCGCCGTACGCATCCACTATGAAGAGGTCGGCTCCGGATTTCCGCTGCTGCTGATCCCGGGCGGCGGGCTCAATTCCGCCATCAGCTGGTGGGCGAGCGGAGCCGCCTTCAACGCGATGGAGGAGTTCAAGGACGACTTCCGCTGCATCTCCATGGACCTGCGCAATGCCCTCACCGGGCAGTCGACCGGCCCCCTCGAGGTCGATCGGCCGTGGGACGCGTACGCCGACGATCAACTGGGCCTCATTGATCACCTGGGCATCGGGAAGTTCCTCGTGCTCGGCAACTGCATCGGCGGCCCGTTCATCTGGAAGCTGCTCCAGCGCGCGCCCGACCGCGTGGTGGCCGCGGTGATGAGCCAGCCGAGCGGCCATCGGCCGGAGGAGCCCGACCTCTTCTGGAACAACAACACCACGAACTGGGGCCCGGCGCTCTGCGCCAAGCGCCCCGACGTCACCATGCCGATGGTCGAGCGCTTCCTGACCAAGATGTACCGCTCGCCCGCCGACTTCGTCTTCACGGTGACGCGCGATTTCGTGCGCAGCTGCCGCACCCCGATCCTGGTGCTGCCGGACGACATCCCGGCGCATCCCTACGCGGTCGCGATGGAGGTCGTGAGCCTCGCGCCCAACGCCGAGGCGTCCATCTATCCGTGGAAGGAATCCAAGGACACGATCCGAAAAGTCGTCGAGCACGTGCGGACGTTCCTCAAGACGCATGAGCCCGCCGCCACGAGACGCTGA